Proteins from one Dermacentor variabilis isolate Ectoservices chromosome 1, ASM5094787v1, whole genome shotgun sequence genomic window:
- the LOC142585071 gene encoding uncharacterized protein LOC142585071, with amino-acid sequence MPHREVIREESLTTKLPVVFDASSHAQGFTSLNDSLDKGVNLNPELLQVLLHFRWFPVAINSDIEKAFLQIEIQETDRYAFRFLWFDAQNSNIVEWRMTRVLFGSTSSPFLLMATIHHHLDIACEDKALASILKKSFYVDDLVVGAETFEDGLSIYERSKAIMRDAGMSLRKWKTDNQQLQNIFDNQEEQVEAGGGDLNGYHSEGQPGLQTRT; translated from the exons ATGCCACATCGGGAAGTTATACGAGAGGAATCGCTGACCACCAAGCTCCCTGTCGTGTTCGACGCATCGTCACACGCTCAAGGCTTTACATCACTCAACGACAGCCTGGATAAAGGGGTGAACCTCAACCCAGAGTTACTACAAGTACTGCTTCACTTTCGGTGGTTTCCGGTCGCCATCAACTCGGATATCGAGAAGGCATTCTTACAAATTGAGATACAGGAGACCGACCGATATGCATTCCGGTTTCTCTGGTTTGATGCCCAAAACAGTAACATTGTCGAATGGCGCATGACCCGGGTACTGTTTGGATCAACATCAAGCCCTTTCTTGCTCATGGCGACTATTCATCACCACTTGGACATCGCTTGTGAGGACAAAGCGCTTGCTTCTATTTTGAAGAAGTCTTTTTATGTCGACGACTTAGTGGTGGGTGCAGAGACATTCGAAGATGGTCTGAGCATCTATGAGCGATCTAAGGCTATTATGCGAGATGCAGGCATGAGTCTCAGAAAGTGGAAGACCGATAACCAGCAACTACAGAACATTTTCGACAACCAGGAGGAACAAGTGGAAG CTGGTGGAGGGGACCTGAATGGTTATCACAGCGAAGGTCAACCTGGCCTACAGACTCGGACATGA